A genome region from Corvus hawaiiensis isolate bCorHaw1 chromosome 4, bCorHaw1.pri.cur, whole genome shotgun sequence includes the following:
- the LOC125324778 gene encoding uncharacterized protein LOC125324778, which produces MALLSLLFVLVQSLIQYPQPAGDGLDEATHRRMQEREELLDREMARLLQELEQGPPEQQDEGWGALLFGALQQWPFWALAGLLLLLGLWFSRRRRSPEANSSGKDQSSCKTLGDERGKEQQEDTIDSKEDGENNNMTVEADDSGNENEGEGSPVAANEGEEDDASEGNEDVKVKEDQNVKNEDACDLKKDEGWSDGNVPGGNTAEGNEEEPGNVARDKEGHADANEGENKDVQVEQDHDAEKKEGGDGNEEKTNDANTKAGNNDDVEEGQYEGDGKGENADLKVEESSDASEQRSSDWTGQEDSSDDGNAVDHCGFAATEEEKNDVGNEEGNDGDKDEKGSAADRKGEKNEDGNGEEHGNVASTEEGADKASEGDSSNMKVKEDRHSSEHRTSDRNGKDEEHRDANVKGEKNEDGKEEESGNVAASEKEGSSAGKDKGSRGGIEEEEDARDVGNKRGILLVDRVQCPVEDVERGRSVAAELMESFTRVFIDSVSNSFYPVPQEAIGVGSAFEGWSPREQDVVYHVLVPLNPPPGHAFRLELNSAGQMAARTFCVRVELVCTCEREQLGEKLLCFLHHSQEELRRKQKPSLLETLCTGSYLDVEKTSHWFYQLVRCSWLHLPQSYSWHLVFQPCSRSCQFRLSKGKKSLMVEMLFGVRHGDSDIFVVSQPTEAQKGGSSIFVSSQPAEADSIASTAWPETYAVAEAKFFQHIARQVPCESLHLKCLQLFTCILRGTGFSSSTWKTVVMHVLTTVPLCQWRRREFARRLWDIMAYLHRCLQLKRLEHFVLGNQSLPAEISLPPAMRTVEPLNLFEHLARDPAAHAEAMRAYGQLRFRLWMLLSTH; this is translated from the coding sequence ATGGCTTTATTGTCATTGCTCTTCGTGCTCGTGCAAAGCCTGATCCAGTACCCCCAGCCAGCTGGGGATGGGCTGGATGAGGCCACGCACCGGCGAATGCAGGAGCGTGAGGAGCTGCTCGACCGCGAGATGGCtcggctgctgcaggagctggagcaaggGCCCCCGGAGCAGCAGGACGAGGGCTGGGGAGCCCTGCTCTTTGGTGCCCTGCAGCAGTGGCCATTCTGGGCTCTTGCTGGACTCCTGCTCCTCTTGGGCCTGTGGTTTAGCCGCAGGAGAAGGAGCCCTGAAGCCAACAGCAGCGGCAAGGACCAGAGCTCCTGCAAGACCCTAGGagatgagagaggaaaagaacagcAAGAAGACACTATTGATTCAAAGGAAGATGGAGAAAACAATAATATGACTGTGGAGGCAGACGACAGCGGTAATGAAAATGAAGGAGAAGGCAGTCCTGTGGCTGCAAATGAAGGAGAGGAAGATGATGCCAGTGAAGGAAATGAAGATGTGAAGGTGAAGGAAGACCAAAATGTGAAGAATGAAGATGCCTGTGACTTAAAGAAAGATGAAGGATGGAGTGATGGGAATGTGCCAGGAGGCAACACTGCTGAAGGGAATGAAGAAGAACCTGGCAATGTTGCTCGAGATAAAGAAGGCCACGCTGACgcaaatgaaggagaaaacaagGATGTGCAGGTGGAACAAGACCATGatgctgaaaagaaagaaggaggagatggaaatgaagaaaaaaccaatGATGCAAATACAAAGGCAGGCAACAATGATGATGTAGAAGAAGGTCAATACGAGGGAGATGGAAAGGGAGAAAACGCGGATCTGAAGGTGGAGGAAAGCAGTGATGCCAGTGAACAGAGAAGCAGTGATTGGACAGGACAGGAAGACAGCAGTGATGATGGGAATGCAGTAGACCATTGTGGTTTTGCTgcaactgaggaagaaaagaatgatGTTGGAAACGAAGAAGGCAATGATGGAGacaaagatgagaaaggcagTGCTGCCGAtaggaagggagaaaagaatgaAGATGGAAATGGAGAGGAGCACGGCAATGTTGCTTCAACTGAAGAAGGTGCTGATAAAGCAAGTGAAGGAGACAGCAGCAATATGAAGGTGAAGGAAGACAGGCATTCCAGTGAACACAGAACCAGTGATCGGAATGGGAAGGATGAAGAACACAGGGATGCGAATGTGAAAGGCGAGAAgaatgaagatggaaaagaagaagaaagtggaAATGTGGCTGCCAGTGAAAAAGAAGGCAGTAGTGCTGGCAAGGACAAAGGCAGCCGTGGTGGAATTGAAGAGGAAGAAGACGCCCGTGACGTTGGGAATAAGCGAGGGATCCTTTTAGTGGATCGCGTACAGTGTCCTGTCGAGGACGTGGAGAGAGGTCGCTCAGTGGCAGCTGAGCTGATGGAGAGCTTCACGCGTGTCTTTATTGACAGCGTGAGCAATAGTTTCTACCCGGTGCCTCAAGAagccatcggggtgggcagtgcctttGAGGGTTGGAGTCCCCGTGAGCAGGACGTGGTGTACCACGTGCTGGTCCCACTGAATCCCCCGCCGGGACACGCCTTCCGCCTGGAGCTGAACAGTGCAGGGCAGATGGCAGCAAGGACCTTCTGCGTCCGTGTGGAGCTGGTGTGCACGTGcgagagggagcagctgggcgAGAAGCTGTTGTGCTTCCTGCACCACTCGCAGGAGGAGCTGCGGCGGAAGCAGAAGCCCAGCCTCCTAGAGACACTCTGCACCGGCTCCTACCTGGACGTGGAAAAAACCTCCCACTGGTTCTACCAGCTGGTGAGATGCTCGTGGCTGCATTTGCCTCAGTCGTACTCATGGCACTTGGTGTTTCAGCCCTGCAGCCGGTCCTGCCAATTCCGGCTGAGCAAAGGCAAGAAGAGCCTGATGGTGGAGATGCTGTTTGGGGTGCGCCACGGGGACTCCGACATCTTTGTGGTCAGCCAGCCCACAGAGGCCCAGAAAGGCGGCTCCAGcatctttgtgagcagccagcccGCCGAGGCCGACTCCATCGCAAGCACAGCGTGGCCTGAGACGTACGCTGTGGCAGAGGCAAAATTCTTCCAGCACATCGCcaggcaggtgccgtgtgagaGCTTGCACCTGAAATGCCTGCAGCTCTTCACCTGCATCCTGAGGGGCACAGGTTTTTCCAGCTCGACCTGGAAGACTGTGGTCATGCACGTGCTGACCACCGTACCGCTGTGCCAGTGGCGCAGGAGGGAATTTGCGCGGCGGCTG